A stretch of Lentimicrobiaceae bacterium DNA encodes these proteins:
- a CDS encoding RagB/SusD family nutrient uptake outer membrane protein: EAAAEADKLVEAITAVNEIRSRAGMPNLPASLTKDELILRIRNERRVELAMEENRYFDVRRWTLPTGDLSKTDKWITAMEITRKPDGTFTYGRRTVRADERKNYTNKFLWLPIPLNEANRLKASTGVDWQNTGW, from the coding sequence GAGGCTGCCGCGGAGGCAGATAAGTTAGTTGAGGCAATTACAGCTGTAAATGAAATAAGAAGCAGGGCTGGCATGCCGAACTTACCCGCATCGTTAACAAAGGATGAATTGATACTCCGTATCAGGAATGAACGCCGGGTTGAGTTAGCTATGGAAGAAAACCGTTACTTCGATGTTCGTCGCTGGACATTACCTACAGGCGATCTTTCCAAAACAGACAAATGGATTACCGCTATGGAAATTACCAGAAAACCGGATGGTACCTTTACTTATGGTCGTCGTACAGTTCGTGCTGATGAACGTAAGAATTATACCAATAAATTCCTTTGGCTACCCATACCACTGAATGAGGCTAACCGCTTAAAAGCTAGTACAGGTGTGGATTGGCAGAATACGGGTTGGTAG